A stretch of Microbulbifer bruguierae DNA encodes these proteins:
- a CDS encoding RimK family protein, whose protein sequence is MSQVLIVIDEPDDWAPYYPSERVITFADYLALPARQQRVRVINLCANYDYRSEGYYCSLLAEARSHNVLPSVRTLNDLALPQLYKLQLAQAMPALAKLPVGQAGVERVVKTYFGRCNEPALQPLARALFDRFACPVLEIHLRADPQWEIVELKICSHRDLNEVEETEFAEALDNFSNKVWRQHKKPSNSRYDLAILVNPEEKLPPSDASAIKKFVSAGRELGLSVELIGPGDYMRLSEFDALFIRETTAIDHHTYRFAKKAEAEGLVVLDDPTSILRCTNKIYLADLFTNNKVPAPRTRILRRGDEASLKSALAELGLPMVVKIPDGSFSRGVVKVNSEAELHSKLEELFEESSLLLAQEFLYTEFDWRIGVLDNKPLYACRYYMAKNHWQIYNHGNKKTVSGGFSTLPTFEVPKPVLQAALKATKPIGRGFYGVDVKESGGKGYVIEVNDNPSIDSGVEDQYLGKELYRLILQEFVRRLDAKRQGKVES, encoded by the coding sequence ATGTCCCAGGTCCTTATTGTGATCGACGAGCCCGACGATTGGGCTCCCTACTACCCGAGTGAACGGGTCATTACCTTCGCCGACTACCTTGCATTGCCGGCGCGCCAGCAGCGGGTGCGGGTGATCAACCTCTGTGCCAATTACGATTATCGCAGCGAGGGCTATTACTGTTCATTGCTGGCGGAGGCGCGCAGCCACAATGTGTTGCCCAGCGTTCGCACACTCAACGACCTGGCGTTGCCTCAGTTGTACAAGCTGCAACTGGCACAGGCCATGCCGGCGCTGGCAAAGCTGCCTGTGGGGCAAGCCGGTGTTGAACGGGTGGTGAAAACCTATTTTGGTCGCTGCAACGAGCCGGCGCTGCAACCCCTGGCTCGGGCGCTGTTCGACCGCTTTGCCTGTCCAGTGCTGGAGATTCATCTGCGCGCGGACCCGCAGTGGGAGATCGTCGAACTGAAGATCTGCTCCCACCGGGACCTGAATGAGGTGGAGGAAACCGAGTTCGCCGAGGCGCTGGACAACTTCAGTAACAAGGTATGGCGCCAGCACAAGAAGCCCAGCAACAGTCGCTATGACCTTGCGATCCTGGTCAATCCGGAAGAGAAGCTGCCGCCGTCAGACGCCAGCGCTATCAAGAAGTTCGTCAGTGCAGGCCGTGAACTTGGCTTGTCAGTTGAGCTGATTGGCCCTGGGGACTACATGCGCTTATCGGAGTTTGACGCGCTGTTTATCCGGGAAACTACCGCCATCGACCACCACACCTATCGCTTTGCGAAGAAGGCGGAAGCCGAAGGGCTGGTGGTGCTGGACGACCCTACCAGTATCTTGCGCTGTACCAACAAGATATACCTTGCGGATTTGTTTACAAACAACAAGGTTCCTGCACCGCGCACCCGCATCCTGCGTCGCGGTGATGAGGCCAGTTTGAAGAGCGCACTCGCGGAGCTGGGTTTGCCAATGGTGGTGAAAATTCCGGATGGCTCATTCTCCCGCGGCGTGGTCAAAGTAAATTCTGAAGCAGAGTTGCATTCAAAGCTGGAAGAGCTGTTTGAGGAGTCTAGCCTCTTGCTGGCCCAGGAATTCCTGTATACGGAATTTGACTGGCGTATCGGCGTGCTGGACAACAAACCGCTCTACGCCTGCCGCTACTATATGGCGAAGAATCACTGGCAGATATACAACCACGGCAACAAAAAGACCGTGAGCGGGGGCTTCAGTACTCTGCCCACCTTTGAAGTACCAAAGCCGGTACTGCAAGCCGCCCTGAAGGCTACCAAGCCCATCGGTCGCGGGTTTTACGGGGTGGATGTGAAAGAATCTGGGGGCAAGGGCTATGTGATAGAAGTGAATGACAACCCTTCTATCGATAGTGGGGTGGAGGACCAGTATCTCGGTA
- a CDS encoding GNAT family N-acetyltransferase/peptidase C39 family protein has product MPDHPTPQNHANAPQIRPANERDIDALYALEQASFSGDRLSRRRFRHWVRADNRVFLVAEQDHQLLGYVLVLLRRGTRLARLYSLAVGPAGRGKGIGKALLTSAEDASSRSGRLYMRLEVAEQNSPAIALYQQLGYRTFGSYANYYEDAGNALRMQKRIRYRPENLHTAEVPWYGQRTEFTCGPAAAMMAMAGLDPQYEPSGSDELALWREATTIFMTSGTGGCHPIGLALAMQKRGFECEVYLNQRGPLFISSVRSEKKKRVIEQVDGDFRSCATRSGLSVIEQDFTQQQCEQWLTEGALVLLLISTFRLDGKKVPHWVTLTGMDDECFYLHDPDVDDEDNPLDSQYLPIAREDISRMSIFGREKLRTAVIVRRKD; this is encoded by the coding sequence ATGCCAGACCATCCCACCCCCCAAAATCACGCCAACGCCCCGCAGATCCGACCCGCGAACGAGCGGGACATAGACGCGCTCTATGCACTGGAGCAGGCAAGTTTCTCCGGCGATCGCCTTAGCCGCCGCCGTTTTCGCCACTGGGTGCGCGCGGACAATCGGGTATTCCTGGTCGCTGAACAGGACCACCAGTTGCTGGGCTACGTCCTTGTGCTGCTGCGCCGTGGCACCCGCCTGGCGCGTCTCTATTCCCTGGCGGTCGGCCCCGCCGGGCGTGGCAAGGGTATCGGCAAAGCACTGCTCACCAGTGCGGAAGATGCCAGCAGTCGCAGTGGCCGCCTTTATATGCGCCTCGAGGTAGCCGAGCAAAATTCTCCAGCCATCGCCCTCTACCAGCAGCTGGGTTACCGCACCTTCGGCAGTTACGCCAATTACTATGAAGACGCCGGCAATGCCCTGCGTATGCAAAAGCGCATCCGTTATCGACCGGAGAATCTGCACACCGCAGAGGTGCCCTGGTACGGTCAGCGCACTGAATTCACCTGCGGCCCGGCCGCCGCCATGATGGCCATGGCGGGATTGGACCCACAGTACGAGCCCAGCGGCAGTGACGAGCTGGCCCTGTGGCGGGAAGCCACCACCATCTTCATGACCTCGGGCACCGGCGGCTGCCACCCTATCGGCCTCGCCCTCGCTATGCAGAAGCGCGGGTTCGAGTGTGAGGTTTACCTGAATCAAAGAGGGCCACTGTTTATCAGCAGTGTACGCAGTGAGAAAAAGAAGCGGGTGATCGAGCAGGTCGATGGAGATTTCAGGTCCTGTGCCACTCGCAGCGGACTGTCGGTAATCGAACAGGATTTCACCCAGCAACAGTGCGAGCAGTGGCTGACCGAAGGCGCGCTCGTCCTATTACTGATCAGCACCTTTCGCCTGGACGGAAAAAAAGTCCCACACTGGGTGACCCTTACCGGCATGGACGACGAGTGCTTCTATTTACACGACCCGGATGTGGATGATGAGGACAATCCGTTAGACAGTCAGTACCTGCCCATTGCGCGGGAGGATATTTCCCGCATGTCGATTTTCGGGCGCGAAAAGCTGCGTACTGCGGTGATTGTCCGCAGGAAAGATTGA
- a CDS encoding excinuclease ABC subunit A has product MKKVILAVVLSVVALEASARESIQNFSLENAMQREDFKSRLGDDIKLYFGETAHPEVTRKVGQVSTSKKTNAFNKSDRVACEWALLSALISLQEQARQSGANAVVNIESNYKHNRYSSTNEFQCGAGNVIAGVALTGSTVVTQ; this is encoded by the coding sequence ATGAAAAAAGTTATCTTGGCCGTCGTGCTCAGCGTTGTTGCCCTGGAAGCCAGTGCCCGCGAATCCATCCAGAACTTTTCTCTGGAAAACGCGATGCAGCGCGAAGACTTCAAAAGCCGTCTCGGGGACGACATCAAATTGTATTTTGGTGAGACTGCCCACCCTGAGGTAACACGGAAGGTTGGCCAGGTTTCAACCAGCAAAAAGACCAACGCGTTCAACAAGTCCGATCGCGTGGCCTGTGAGTGGGCACTGCTGTCTGCGCTGATAAGCCTGCAGGAACAAGCCCGTCAGAGCGGCGCCAATGCTGTGGTCAACATTGAGTCGAACTACAAGCACAATCGTTACTCCAGCACCAACGAATTCCAGTGTGGTGCCGGAAACGTGATTGCCGGTGTGGCGCTGACTGGATCGACGGTCGTTACCCAGTAA
- a CDS encoding acyloxyacyl hydrolase has protein sequence MASRLLVLIASIVFFQQAAANELLINAGGGPQPDSPQTNRTYGIDYSFKKFEKSVRQHIHLGVSYTRVETDADTHKSFDAYSIYPQLNLYPRKQSWGQPYFFVRALGPSYISSNQLGDRHQDNHFAFQAQVGYAARINWQSREDLVVMVSWKHFSNANLFSDNDGIDMPFVITLGLNF, from the coding sequence TTGGCTTCCCGTCTGCTTGTACTTATCGCGTCGATCGTATTTTTTCAGCAGGCGGCAGCCAATGAACTGTTGATCAACGCCGGCGGTGGCCCGCAACCGGATTCGCCGCAGACCAACCGTACCTACGGTATCGATTACTCGTTCAAGAAATTTGAAAAAAGTGTTCGCCAACATATCCACCTGGGGGTGAGCTATACCCGGGTGGAAACCGATGCGGATACGCACAAGTCCTTCGACGCCTATTCCATCTATCCCCAGCTGAATTTATACCCGCGCAAGCAGAGCTGGGGCCAGCCTTACTTCTTTGTGCGCGCACTCGGTCCCAGCTATATCAGCAGTAACCAGCTGGGGGACCGTCACCAGGACAACCATTTCGCCTTCCAGGCCCAGGTCGGCTACGCCGCGCGCATCAACTGGCAATCCCGGGAAGATCTGGTGGTGATGGTTTCCTGGAAACACTTCTCCAATGCCAACCTGTTCAGTGATAACGACGGTATCGATATGCCGTTCGTAATTACACTCGGCCTGAATTTTTAA
- a CDS encoding beta-ketoacyl-ACP synthase — MKRVVVTGMAGLSPIGQGWEAVESSLRGRQSGVVYMQDWDKYEGLNTRLGAPVKDFDRPAHYNRKRVRSMGRVSLLAVRATELALEDAGLLEDPIITSGMAGIAYGSSAGTPAAMGDFGNMLLNHRTDGLNATSYIKMMAHTAPVNIGVFFGMCGRIYTTSSACTSGSQGVGYAYEAIRNGSQTVMVAGGAEELCATEAAVFDTLFATSTSNDAPGTTPRPFDRHRDGLVIGEGAGTLILEEYEHAKARGARIYAEIVGFGTNSDGQHVTQPQAQTMQIALKQAMAQAGIDGSAIGYVSAHGTATDRGDVAETRATREAFGRAVPISSMKSYTGHTLGACGALEAWVSIQMMHGGWFHPTINLQDVDPECADLDYIQGTGREIDTEYVMSNNFAFGGINTSLIFRKPE; from the coding sequence ATGAAACGGGTTGTGGTAACCGGCATGGCCGGCCTGTCTCCCATCGGACAGGGTTGGGAAGCGGTGGAATCCTCCCTGCGCGGGCGTCAGTCCGGTGTGGTGTATATGCAGGACTGGGACAAGTACGAAGGGTTGAATACCCGCCTGGGAGCACCGGTCAAAGACTTTGACAGACCCGCGCACTACAACCGCAAGCGTGTGCGCAGTATGGGTCGTGTGTCCCTGCTGGCGGTGCGCGCCACCGAGCTTGCGCTGGAAGACGCCGGCCTGCTGGAAGATCCAATCATCACCAGTGGTATGGCCGGCATTGCCTATGGGTCCTCCGCGGGCACCCCTGCGGCCATGGGGGATTTCGGTAATATGCTGCTGAACCACCGCACCGATGGCCTCAATGCCACCAGCTATATCAAGATGATGGCCCACACGGCACCGGTCAATATTGGTGTCTTTTTCGGTATGTGCGGGCGCATTTACACCACCAGTTCCGCCTGCACCTCCGGAAGCCAGGGCGTGGGTTACGCCTACGAGGCCATCCGCAATGGCAGTCAGACGGTAATGGTGGCCGGTGGTGCTGAAGAGCTGTGCGCCACCGAGGCGGCGGTGTTCGATACTCTGTTCGCGACTTCTACCAGCAACGATGCCCCTGGTACCACACCGCGCCCGTTCGATCGCCATCGCGATGGCCTGGTGATTGGCGAAGGCGCTGGCACATTGATCCTGGAGGAGTACGAACACGCGAAGGCGCGCGGTGCGCGTATCTATGCAGAAATCGTCGGTTTCGGTACCAATTCCGATGGTCAGCATGTGACCCAGCCCCAGGCGCAGACTATGCAGATCGCCCTCAAGCAGGCCATGGCCCAGGCGGGTATCGACGGCAGTGCCATCGGCTATGTCAGCGCCCACGGCACTGCCACCGACCGCGGCGATGTGGCCGAGACCCGCGCCACCCGCGAAGCCTTCGGGCGCGCGGTGCCGATCAGTTCCATGAAAAGTTACACCGGCCACACCCTCGGTGCCTGCGGCGCGCTGGAGGCCTGGGTCAGTATCCAGATGATGCACGGCGGCTGGTTTCATCCCACCATCAACCTGCAGGACGTCGATCCCGAATGCGCGGATCTGGACTACATTCAGGGGACTGGCCGTGAGATTGATACTGAATACGTGATGAGCAATAACTTTGCGTTCGGCGGTATCAACACCTCGCTGATCTTCAGGAAACCGGAATAA